Part of the Kordiimonas pumila genome is shown below.
GCATCAGTCATGTGGTTTACACTAACGCCGCGCAAAAAACTGATAAGGCATGCGGGCCGCCCAGAGAGGGTTTGCAGTGAAGCGCCGGTTTTGTCCCTGATGGGCAAGGGGGCAGGCATCCCGTCCGCGGCCAAATGTTCCATCATGTCGAGAAAATAGGGAAGGTCAGCAGGATTTGCGCGCTTTTCGTAAAGTGTCAGAATAAATTGGCCGCCGGTTGTTTCTAATAAATAGTTAGAATTTTCAACACCTTCCGCGATGCCTTTAAAGCTGGTTGCCGTTCCTACATCGTACATGTCAAGAAAGGCGGAAAGAGTATGGTCATCCACCTGAGTATAAACAGCCATCAGGCAACATCCTTCAAGATTGGGGGGACTTTAAAAATGACATTTTCTTCCGCGGTTGTAACCAGCTCAACTGTTGCGATATAATGCTCGCGAATAGCCTCGATAACTTCTTCAACTAATATTTCTGGGGCACTTGCTCCTGCAGATATGCCAACAATTTTTGCGCCTTTTAGCCATGTCCAGTCAAGATCGCTGGCTCGCTGAACAAGTTTAGCTGAGCAGCCTTCTTTTTCACTGACCTCAACAAGCCGGCGACTGTTTGACGAGTTAGGTGCACCTATCACAATAACGCGGTCTGATCTGGTAGCGATAGATTTTACAGCGGTTTGTCTATTTGTTGTGGCATAGCAGATATCTTCTTTTTTCGGGCTTTTTAGCTCAGGAAAACGTTCCTCAAGGCGAGCTACGATATCTGCTGTATCATCAACAGAAAGTGTAGTTTGTGTTACATAGGAAAGCTCAGCATATTTTGCAGGGTCCAGCCTATTAACATCTTCAACGGTTTCAATCAGGCTCATAGAGCCCTCTTCTACTTGGCCCATAGTGCCAATAACTTCGGGGTGGCCAGCATGGCCTATCATCAAAATGTGGCGGCCATTGTCTTTGTGGCGCTCGACCTGCCTGTGCACTTTGGATACAAGCGGACAGGTGGCGTCAACATAGATCATTTTTCGGCGTTCTGCTTCTTCTGGCACTGATTTGGGTACGCCGTGTGCTGAAAACACAACGGGCGAATCTGTTGGTACTTCATCCAGTTCGTCGATAAATATAGCGCCTTGTGCTTCAAGCCCTTCAACCACATAGCGATTATGAACAATTTCATGACGAACATAAACGGGTGCGCCAAACTTTTTAAGGGCAAGCTCAACAATTTTTATTGCACGGTCTACACCTGCACAAAAGCCCCGGGGGTTTGCAAGCAGGATTTGCAGTAGTTCTTTACTTGCCTTTGGCACCTAGTTTCTCCCGTGTGTTCGTATAGCCCTTTGCTAGCCTTCCTTTGAGTTTGGGTCAAGCCGCCGTATGCTTTAAGCCTTACTTTTGTCATGGTCATTGCATATTGCACTTGTCTGGCTTTACAAACAGCGCTTATGGTGGCTTGCGCTTTTCAAACGTTCTTTTTATGATGCCGCCACTACCGGCACTTCTGTAACGTCTGTCCGGTGCTATAAACAGTTGAAAGGGTTTCTATGTTAATGCGTTTTGCTTTTTTGTCAGCGGTTATGCTTTTGGTCGCGGCATGCAATAAAAACCCGCTTGAAGTAACTGTATCCCGGTGTTTTGGTGTTGCTGTGGTGGGGGATGTTGGTACCCTTACTAAGTTTAAGGGGGTAAGCCGCACAACAGCAGATGTTGAATATACAGCTTCCATTATGGATGTAACCAGTAGCTGTGTGGAAGAAGCAGATGTTAAAGCACAATTAGATTTTTATATCGGTGCTCAGGCAGGGCCAGCCCTCGCAAACTCATCCATAACAGTGCCGTATTTTGTGGCAGTAGTTAAAGACAACAGCCAGCTTGTTTCCAAACGCATTT
Proteins encoded:
- the ispH gene encoding 4-hydroxy-3-methylbut-2-enyl diphosphate reductase; its protein translation is MPKASKELLQILLANPRGFCAGVDRAIKIVELALKKFGAPVYVRHEIVHNRYVVEGLEAQGAIFIDELDEVPTDSPVVFSAHGVPKSVPEEAERRKMIYVDATCPLVSKVHRQVERHKDNGRHILMIGHAGHPEVIGTMGQVEEGSMSLIETVEDVNRLDPAKYAELSYVTQTTLSVDDTADIVARLEERFPELKSPKKEDICYATTNRQTAVKSIATRSDRVIVIGAPNSSNSRRLVEVSEKEGCSAKLVQRASDLDWTWLKGAKIVGISAGASAPEILVEEVIEAIREHYIATVELVTTAEENVIFKVPPILKDVA